The Betaproteobacteria bacterium genome contains the following window.
GACCTTTGGTGGCGGGGCGGCAAGTTCGGGCGGCGCACCACAGTCATGATGCTTCCCGCCCATGTACTACTCGTATTTTGGCCTGAGCCAACCGCCCTTTCGCATTACCCCCGACACTGATTTTTTCTTCGAGGGCGCCAATCGTGGCGCGGTGTTGGAGGCGTTGGTCTATGCCATCACCCAAGGCGAGGGCATCGTCAAAGTCGTGGGGGAAGTCGGCAGCGGGAAGACCATGCTGTGCCGGGTACTGCAGGCACGTTTACCCAAGCACGTGGAAGGCGTCTACTTGGCCAACCCCAGCGTATCGCCCGAGGAAATCCTTCACGCCATAGGCTTCGAACTACAGTTGCCCATCACTAGGGAGGCTTCTCGGCTCGAAGTCATGCATGCTTTGAACGAATATTTGCTTGGGCGCCATGCGCAAGGGCGGCAGGTCGTGGTGTTCGTGGAAGAATCGCAGAGCATGCCCATTCCCACGCTTGAAGAAATTCGCCTGCTTTCCAATCTCTAAACCAAGCAGCATAAGCTGTTGCAAATCGTGCTATTTGGACAGCCGGAATTGGACGTCAATCTTGCCCGCAACGAGATCCGCCAGCTACGCGATCGCATCACCCACAGCTTTTCCCTTGGCCCCATGCGCATCGACGATGTGCATAAGTACCTCTCCTTCCGCTTACGGGCGGCCGGCTACCGCGGGCCCGAATTGTTCAGTCCCGAGATCGCCCGCCAGATGGCCAGAGCCAGCCAGGGGTTGACCCGGCGCATCAACATCCTGGCCGACAAGACCTTGCTCGCGGCCTTCGCCGACGGAACACACAACATCAAGAAGAAGCATTTGGACGCGGCGGCCGCCGATAGCGAGTTCGCCGCCGGAACCGGGTTCCGCTGGCGCATCGCGCTCATGGCGGCAACGTGCCTGATCGTCGCAGCCATGGCCTGGGTAGGTTATCGCGCACTGAACGACACGAAAGCTCCCGGGAATGCCACGGCCGCCCCCCCGACTTCACGAAATACGCAACCCGCCGTGGCCGCGCCCGCTCCCAGCCAGCCGGCACCATCCGCACTGTCAACTCCGGCGGTAAACGCGAATTCCGCGAATTCAAGGGCCGAGGCCTTTTCCGACCCTCTGGAATCGCGTCTCTCGGCCACGCACGAATGGCTGGCCAAGACACCGGGTAATCTCCTCGGCATTCAATTGCTGGGGTCGAACGACCTGGGTTTATTACGCCGATATTTCGATGAATTGCAAAAGTCGGTTGAGCCGGAAAAAATCTTTGTGTACCGTACCCGAACAAGTAGCGGGCCTTCGGTCACACTGTTGTATGGAACCTTCTTCAACCGGGCGGAAGCATTGCAAGCCCTGGACGCCCTTCCCCCGGGGCTGCGAATCAACCGGCCGTACATCCGTACGGTCGATGGCATTCGGTTAGAGGCTGTTCTCACAAGCGGTGAACCTGGACAGCCTAATTAAACAAGGGACTGGAGAAAACGACGATGGGACCGAACATGTGTATAGGGCACCTCTAATAATTCAGCATTCTAGAGTAGTGCGTATGGAATCGATGTGATAAAAATCCTCGAAGCGCAAAGTGATCCAGAGGCCGATGAAGAAAGACAAACGCAGGAAGCAACCCAAACCCAAGCAGCCTGGATTCTTCGATGTACAAGAGCGAGCCGAGCAACTCACTCGGATGGGAGATCCGCTGGTGGGGTTTGGGTTGCTTCCCTCGCCCACCGGGAGAGGGATCGAGGGTGAGGGAAAGAACATGTCACGAAGTACGATAAGATTAAGGGCATTATTGGGGAGGAGCACAACGTGAGTGAAGCCAAAACGGTGGGCAAGAAGTCTTGGGATTTTGTTCATAACCTCGCGCAAGACGCGAAATGGACGCCGGGATTGCGGGAAATCTTCGAGTACCGCGACTTGGGCATCAAGGACGGTACCAAGGGCGACTACATCGCCCACTTGATCCGCCACAACGGTAAGAAGGCGAAGGACAAAGTGCAGGAGTGGCACGTGCACGACTGCTCATTTCAGTTTGTGCTGGTGCTCAACGGCTGGGCCACCTTCGAGTACGAAGGCCAGGGAGTGAAAACTATCCGCAAAGGCGACTGCATCAACCAGGTCCCGGGCATCAGACATCGTGAGATCGATTGTTCCGAGGATTACGAAGTGCTGGAGATCGTTTCTCCGGCCGATTTCAAGACGCGCGTGGTGGATGCGCCGGGGTAGGTTACGTTCCAACCTCGGTGTTGTGATGCGGCGGCTGGTTAAGCTCTACTTCCAGCCTCTGCGCCTCGCGTTCTCGGCCTCTTGCCGTTTACGTGACCTGGCTCTAACATCGGAAAGATTCTGTTTGTTTAGTGCCTCGTAGTTTCGGTGCGCCGCGAAGTATGGACCCAACCACCCCGCCTCATGGGTAAACGCCATGGTCCAAGCTAGATTCCGCGGAAAAACGTAGTAGTCGGTTCGGGCACATACCTCTGCGGCGGGACGAGAATCCGTTTCAATGGCACGTATGCGATCGTTCGACAGCACGATGTACTCTGGCGCTACCTGTTCTTCGTATCTTGCAATGGCCTCGGCTCGGCGCACACTTGGATAGTTCCCGCCACTGAAAACGTGCCACATAAAAGTCTCGGAGCTCGCGTTTTGCATGTTCGCGCAGAACGCATTCATCCACTGCACCGCGAGATCCGCTGCCTCTTCCGGGGAGAAGATCTTCAGCGGCTTGGTGGTGCCAAGGTCAATGGCTGAGCGTGCTTTGTTCATATGACGGGGTATCCCTCATGCCGCTTGCAGAGGAAAACTCCAGCCATGTTCCTAGCGACGCGGTGAGAGGTCCAGTCTGACGATATCGGCGATGCCTTCAACCGCCTTCGGATACCGCTCTCGTACCAGAGGGTCGTGGCCGGGGATGACGTGATCGGGCGATTCCGCGAGCGAGACTAGTTTGCGATGGCCGTCGAGCATGTCTTGCACGTTGTAGACGATGGGGAAGGGGCGGCCTTGTTCCATGTTGGCGTAGAAGTGACTGGCGTCCGAGGCCAGCACCACCCAGCCGCGCTCGGTCCACACGCGCACGGATTGGAGTCCCTTCGTGTGGCCGCCGATGCGGTGCACGCTTACGCCGGGCGCTAGTTCTTCATCGCCGTCGTGAAAGGCGACCTGGCCCGCGAAATTCCTTCGGATCAAGGTGAGCACGTCGTCCACGTCCATGGCATGGCGAAGCGCCCCATGGGTCATACAGCGGCCGGTGACGAATTCGACTTCAGCGTCCTGAATATGCAGGCGCGCGTTTGGAAACAAGTCCAGATTGCCGGCGTGGTCGTAATGCATGTGGGTGACGATGACGTCCTTGACGTTGGCGGCATCGATACCGATTTTGGCCAGACCTGCTTCCACCGAGCGTGTGAGGGTGCGGTCGCGGCGCACGCTGGTTTCGGCGGTGAAGCCGGTGTCTACTACGAAGGTGCGCCCGGATCCGACGATGGCCCACACGAAGAAATTGATGGGCATGGGTCCGTCGTGTTCGTCGCCGCCGATGAAGTTCGCGCTGGCGCGCCGTTCATGATGGCCGTACTGGACGGCATAGACTTTATAGGGTTCGAGTTTTGACATGGGCTTCAGCGCGAGTTGTAGGCGGGCGCATAGTTTAGCTTGCGGAACTGAAGGGCGTGAGGCGGAAGGCGGGAGGCGGGAAACGTGAAATGTGCGTGCGCGTGTCATCACGCTTCACCCTTCACTCCTCACGTTTCCCGCTACTTCTGTCGCGCCCTTGCCATTGCCAGAGCAAGCGCACTCGGTTCTCGCGACTCCACCACGGCGGGGCGAGACGCTGGCTGCGGAGGTTTATTCGGCTTGGCCCTGGGATCATGGCGAGGGCGAGCGTCCCGCCGCGAATCGCGTGGCGGACGGGCCGGCTCCCGGCGCTTTTCGGGCGGCGCGGCGGCGGGATCGGAAAATTTCATGGTGAGCGCGACGCGCTGGCGCTTCTCGTCCACCTCGACGACCTTAACCCGCACTACGTCCCCGGCCTTGACCACCTCGCGCGGATCCTTGATGAACTTATTGCTCAAGGCGGAGATGTGCACCAATCCGTCCTGGTGTACGCCCACGTCCACGAAGGCGCCGAAGTTGGTGACGTTGGTGACAACACCTTCGAGCATCATGCCGGGGGCCAGGTCTTTCAGCGCTTCCACACCTTCCTTGAAGGCGGCGGTCTTGAACTCGGGACGCGGATCGCGGCCTGGCTTCTCCAGCTCCTTCAGGATATCGGCGATTGTAGGCACGCCGAAGTGTTCGCCGGCGTAGCGGGCGGGGTCCAGGTTCTTCAGCGTGTTGATGTCTCCGATGATGGTCCTTACCTCGCGTTGGATATCCGCCAGGATGCGCTCCACCAAGGGGTATGCTTCCGGGTGAACGGCGGAGGCATCCAAGGGGTTGGTGCCGTTCATGATGCGCAAGAAACCGGCGGCTTGTTCAAAGGTCTTCTCGCCCAGGCGCGGAACCTTCATCAGGTCATGGCGCGTGAGGAAGGCACCGTTGGCATCGCGATGATTCACTATGCTCTGCGCGATGCCGCTGCTCAAACCCGCCACACGCGCGAGCAATGCAACGGAGGCGGTGTTGACATCCACGCCCACGGCATTGACGCAATCTTCCACCACGGCATTGAGGGCGCGTGCCAGATGCGCTTGATTCACGTCGTGCTGGTACTGCCCCACGCCGATGGCCTTGGGTTCGATCTTCACCAGTTCGGCCAGGGGATCTTGCACGCGCCGGGCAATGGACACGGCTCCGCGCAGGGATACATCCAAATCGGGAAACTCTTTCGCCGCCAGGCTGGAGGCGGAGTAGACGGAGGCACCGGCCTCGCTCACCACGATCTTGTGCGGTTTCAACTCGGGATGGCGCTTGAGGAGATCGCCGGTGAGCTTGTCGGTCTCTCGCGAAGCGGTGCCGTTGCCGATGGAGATCAGTTCCACGTTGTGCTTGGTGCACAGCGCAGCCAGAAGTGCCACCGAAGCATCCCAATCGTTGCGCGGCGCGTGGGGGAAAATCGTGGCGGTATCGAGCAACTTACCGGTGCCGTCGACCACGGCGACCTTGACGCCCGTGCGCAAGCCCGGATCCAAACCCATGGTTGCACGCGGCCCGGCGGGGGCGGCCAGCAACAGGTCTTTCAAATTCATGCCGAACACGCGGATGGCCTCGGTCTCCGCACGGGCGCGCAGCTCGCCCATGAGTTCGGTTTCCAAGGACTGGGATATTTTCACGCGCCACGCCCAACGCACCGTGTCACCTAGCCAAGCGTCGGCGGGGCGGCCTTGCTGCGCGATGTGGTAGCGCTCGGCGATGCGCGCCTCGCAGGGATTGAGCGGTGCATCCCCTTTTGGTTTTTCTTCCTCGCCTTCCAGGCGTAACGCAATGTGCAGAATCTCCTCACGCCGCCCGCGAAACAACGCCAGCGCTCGGTGGGAAGGCACATTCTTCATGCGCTCCGAATAGGCGAAGTAATCGGAAAACTTCGCGCCCTTCTCCTGCTTGCCCTCGATCACCTTGGATTGCGCGACGCCGTGCTCGCGGAAATACTCGCGCAGTGCGCCAACGAGATCCGCGTCTTCGGCGAAACGCTCCAGCAAGATCTGGCGTGCCCCCTCCAGCGCCGTCTTGCTGTCGGGAACGCCGGGATTCTCCGCATCCGCGGCCTTGAAGGCGGGCTTGATGTACTTGAGTGCCTCGTCGTCTGGCACCAGTTCCGGGTTGCTTAAAAGCGCATCGGCCAAGGGTTCCAGGCCGGCCTCGCGGGCGATCTGTGCTTTGGTACGGCGCTTCGGCTTATAGGGGAGATAGAGATCTTCCAGACGTGCCTTGTCCGCCGCGGATTCGATGTGCCCGCGCAGTTCCGGGGTGAGCTTGCCTTGCGCTTCGATGGAAGCCAGGATGGTGGTACGGCGCTCTTCCAGTTCTCGCAGGTAGTGCAATCGCTCCTCCAGTGCGCGCAACTGGGTGTCGTCGAGCCCGCCCGTGGCCTCCTTGCGGTAGCGCGCGATGAATGGCACAGTGGCGCCTTCGTCCAAGAGCGCGATGGCCGCTTGCGCTTGGGATTCACGCGCGGCGATTTCGGTGGCGATGCGATGGGCGATGGAAGATAGCATGGGATAAGGTACGGTATTTCGAGAAAAGGCGCGAACTATACAAGATTCGCGGGAAGGTCACTGCGGGCGAAGGTTTGTTGGCGCGCGGATAAGCCGCCCACGCCGGTGGTTTGAAGCCTAATCGCATAGGTAAGAAAAACGTAGAGGAGATTCAAGATGCCATCCAAGCGACTCTTAAAGGCTGACTCGCCCGCCGTGGACTCCCGCAGGAAATTCCTCGGCCGCGCCGCACTCGCGGGCGGCGTAGCGGTTGCCGGGCTGGCGGGCTGCGGCAAATCCGAGCAGCCAAAATCCGCCGGTCCAGCCGCGGCGGCCACAGCAGCGAAATCGATGACCCTGCGAATTCAAGCCGGAACCGGCGCCGGAGACCTGTTCTTCGGTTTCGTGCAGGATTATGCGCGCATTGTGTCCGACTTGAGCGCCGGAGCGCTCAAGTTCGACGTTTTGCAACCGGGTTCCGTGGTCAAGGCCTTCGACATGGCCGATGCCGTGCACAAGGGAACCTTGGATGCGTGCTTCGGTGTGCCTGCGTTTTGGTACAACAAGAATTCGGCGCTTTCTCTCTTCGGCACGGGTCCGGCGCTCGGCCACAACGGCAATACGTTCTTGTCGTGGTTCGAACATGGCGGCGGCAAGGCACTCTATGAAGAGCTTTATCGCGACGTCCTCAAACTCGATGTGACGCCGTTCATGATGGGCCCGATGATGACCCAACCATTGGGGTGGTTCAAGAAAGAAGTGAAGAGCGCGGAGGATTTCAAGGGACTTAAATACCGCACGGTGGGGCTCTCGGTGGATGTTTTCACCGCGATGGGCGCGGCGGTGACCGCGATGCCGGGGCCCGATGTGGTTCCGGCCTTGGACCGAGGCGTCATCGAAGCCGCCGAGTTCAATAATCCCACGGTGGATGCGGGCCTGGGTTTGCAAGACGTGGCGAAATTCTGCATGGTGCGCAGCTACCACCAGCCGGCCGAATGTTTCGAGGTGCTCATCAACAAGAAGACCTTCGAGGCATTACCCGAGATCGGCAAGATGGCTTTGCGCTATGCGCCCAAGGTGCTGAGTTCGGAGTTCACGTGGAAGATCATGGATGCGTATTCGCAGTCCTATCTTGACCTGCGCGATAACAAGGGAGTGAAGTTCATCGAATCTCCGGTGGATGTGCTGCAGGCACAGCTCAAGGCCTGGGACCAAGTGGCCGAGCAAAAGAGCAAGGAGAATCCCTTCTTCGCCAAGGTGCTGGAATCGCAGAAGACTTACATGAAGCGCGTGGTGGGTTATCAGATCAAGTTCGAAGCCTCGCCTTCCATGTCCTATGAGCATTTCTTCGGCAAGGCTTAAACAGACGCCGCCCGCATGAACCGTTATCTGCTCGCCGTGGACCGGCTGAACGCCAGGATCGGTAAGGCTTTCGCTTGGTGCATCGTAGGCCTTACCGCCATGGTGTGCTATGACGTGGTGGTGCGTTATGTCTTGCGTGCGCCCACCAGCTGGGGCTTGGACGTGAGCCTGATGTTCTATGGCGCCTTGTTCATGATGGCCGGGGGATATACCCTCTCGCGTAACGGGCACGTGCGCGGCGATGTGTTGTACCGCTTTCTTTCGCCCCGGGTACAGGCGTCATTGGATCTCG
Protein-coding sequences here:
- a CDS encoding cupin is translated as MGKKSWDFVHNLAQDAKWTPGLREIFEYRDLGIKDGTKGDYIAHLIRHNGKKAKDKVQEWHVHDCSFQFVLVLNGWATFEYEGQGVKTIRKGDCINQVPGIRHREIDCSEDYEVLEIVSPADFKTRVVDAPG
- a CDS encoding N-acyl homoserine lactonase family protein, coding for MSKLEPYKVYAVQYGHHERRASANFIGGDEHDGPMPINFFVWAIVGSGRTFVVDTGFTAETSVRRDRTLTRSVEAGLAKIGIDAANVKDVIVTHMHYDHAGNLDLFPNARLHIQDAEVEFVTGRCMTHGALRHAMDVDDVLTLIRRNFAGQVAFHDGDEELAPGVSVHRIGGHTKGLQSVRVWTERGWVVLASDASHFYANMEQGRPFPIVYNVQDMLDGHRKLVSLAESPDHVIPGHDPLVRERYPKAVEGIADIVRLDLSPRR
- a CDS encoding TRAP transporter substrate-binding protein yields the protein MPSKRLLKADSPAVDSRRKFLGRAALAGGVAVAGLAGCGKSEQPKSAGPAAAATAAKSMTLRIQAGTGAGDLFFGFVQDYARIVSDLSAGALKFDVLQPGSVVKAFDMADAVHKGTLDACFGVPAFWYNKNSALSLFGTGPALGHNGNTFLSWFEHGGGKALYEELYRDVLKLDVTPFMMGPMMTQPLGWFKKEVKSAEDFKGLKYRTVGLSVDVFTAMGAAVTAMPGPDVVPALDRGVIEAAEFNNPTVDAGLGLQDVAKFCMVRSYHQPAECFEVLINKKTFEALPEIGKMALRYAPKVLSSEFTWKIMDAYSQSYLDLRDNKGVKFIESPVDVLQAQLKAWDQVAEQKSKENPFFAKVLESQKTYMKRVVGYQIKFEASPSMSYEHFFGKA
- a CDS encoding RNA-binding transcriptional accessory protein yields the protein MLSSIAHRIATEIAARESQAQAAIALLDEGATVPFIARYRKEATGGLDDTQLRALEERLHYLRELEERRTTILASIEAQGKLTPELRGHIESAADKARLEDLYLPYKPKRRTKAQIAREAGLEPLADALLSNPELVPDDEALKYIKPAFKAADAENPGVPDSKTALEGARQILLERFAEDADLVGALREYFREHGVAQSKVIEGKQEKGAKFSDYFAYSERMKNVPSHRALALFRGRREEILHIALRLEGEEEKPKGDAPLNPCEARIAERYHIAQQGRPADAWLGDTVRWAWRVKISQSLETELMGELRARAETEAIRVFGMNLKDLLLAAPAGPRATMGLDPGLRTGVKVAVVDGTGKLLDTATIFPHAPRNDWDASVALLAALCTKHNVELISIGNGTASRETDKLTGDLLKRHPELKPHKIVVSEAGASVYSASSLAAKEFPDLDVSLRGAVSIARRVQDPLAELVKIEPKAIGVGQYQHDVNQAHLARALNAVVEDCVNAVGVDVNTASVALLARVAGLSSGIAQSIVNHRDANGAFLTRHDLMKVPRLGEKTFEQAAGFLRIMNGTNPLDASAVHPEAYPLVERILADIQREVRTIIGDINTLKNLDPARYAGEHFGVPTIADILKELEKPGRDPRPEFKTAAFKEGVEALKDLAPGMMLEGVVTNVTNFGAFVDVGVHQDGLVHISALSNKFIKDPREVVKAGDVVRVKVVEVDEKRQRVALTMKFSDPAAAPPEKRREPARPPRDSRRDARPRHDPRAKPNKPPQPASRPAVVESREPSALALAMARARQK
- a CDS encoding DUF4275 family protein, which gives rise to MNKARSAIDLGTTKPLKIFSPEEAADLAVQWMNAFCANMQNASSETFMWHVFSGGNYPSVRRAEAIARYEEQVAPEYIVLSNDRIRAIETDSRPAAEVCARTDYYVFPRNLAWTMAFTHEAGWLGPYFAAHRNYEALNKQNLSDVRARSRKRQEAENARRRGWK